Proteins from one Chitinophaga oryzae genomic window:
- a CDS encoding redoxin domain-containing protein, translating to MSTLHRYADYLPAPIADQFPSPVRNRERIRPLTAGQFFADFYLEEENVINEGPLLKAGIGGTSLHLLTAQPLVVAFYSVNWNGYGDALIAELIAKHAAIEAAGARLLVLSSEGKKHFSQFNRQPLPFDVVRDVQHRIARKAGIYKESDPIWGRVAGVNADVPVPAVYLVTPSLEITYSFADVNLEHRFSADELLSVVDKQLAISA from the coding sequence ATGTCTACCTTACACCGTTACGCAGATTACCTGCCAGCCCCGATCGCCGATCAGTTCCCCAGTCCGGTAAGGAACAGGGAGCGTATCCGTCCTTTAACAGCCGGTCAGTTTTTCGCTGATTTTTATCTGGAAGAAGAAAATGTGATCAACGAGGGACCGTTGCTGAAAGCGGGCATCGGTGGTACTTCCCTGCATTTGCTGACAGCGCAGCCTTTGGTAGTGGCTTTTTATTCTGTTAACTGGAACGGTTACGGAGATGCGCTGATTGCTGAACTGATAGCCAAACATGCTGCCATAGAAGCTGCCGGAGCGCGTTTGCTGGTACTGTCCAGCGAGGGCAAAAAGCATTTCTCTCAATTCAACCGTCAGCCGCTGCCTTTTGACGTGGTGCGGGACGTACAGCACCGTATTGCCCGTAAGGCCGGTATTTACAAAGAGTCCGATCCTATCTGGGGCCGTGTTGCCGGTGTAAACGCGGATGTGCCTGTTCCGGCAGTTTATCTGGTTACGCCTTCGCTTGAAATCACGTACAGCTTTGCGGACGTCAACCTGGAGCACCGGTTTTCGGCAGACGAACTGTTGTCTGTGGTAGACAAGCAGCTGGCCATCAGCGCATAA
- a CDS encoding Crp/Fnr family transcriptional regulator codes for MKKTIVCFDSSVLHKSRLDSVSKELLWNAAQIQLVKQGDHVLRAGQTCQHIWLVEKGACRAFYDHHQREVNTAFFFENSFATNMKSLRNNEPSAYHLATTERSVLLRWHRDTLAALYEQSPAIAAFGRERLELLAIAGEAHADWLKTHSPEERYQYLLAHQPELIQRVSLTQLSSYIGISRETLSRIRRRVL; via the coding sequence ATGAAAAAAACAATCGTTTGTTTCGACAGCTCTGTCCTCCACAAGTCACGACTGGACAGCGTTTCCAAAGAACTCCTCTGGAATGCGGCACAGATTCAACTGGTCAAACAGGGTGACCATGTATTGCGGGCAGGACAGACCTGTCAGCATATATGGCTCGTGGAAAAAGGCGCCTGCCGGGCATTCTACGATCATCATCAACGGGAGGTAAACACCGCTTTCTTCTTTGAAAACAGTTTTGCCACTAATATGAAAAGCCTGCGGAACAATGAACCCTCCGCCTATCACCTGGCCACCACAGAGCGTTCTGTGCTCCTTCGCTGGCATAGGGACACACTTGCGGCACTCTATGAACAATCTCCCGCTATCGCCGCCTTCGGCCGCGAACGCCTGGAACTACTGGCGATCGCAGGAGAGGCACATGCCGACTGGCTGAAGACGCATAGCCCGGAAGAACGCTACCAGTACCTCCTGGCCCATCAGCCGGAACTGATACAACGTGTATCTCTTACACAACTCAGCTCCTATATCGGCATTTCCCGCGAAACGCTCAGCCGCATCCGCCGCCGCGTTTTGTGA
- the tssD gene encoding type VI secretion system tube protein TssD, which yields MSFKAVLNIDGEELNVLECDFTFSQHTDHNGKPAARPKGGSINLKVESAGETHLFDWMISNTQTKNGSITFFRRDSMSRLKELRFTDAYCVGYTEQFNAANDQPLQIQLSLSARELKLNNSVYQNPWPI from the coding sequence ATGTCTTTTAAAGCAGTTCTCAACATCGACGGCGAAGAGTTAAACGTACTGGAGTGCGATTTCACCTTCAGCCAGCACACCGATCACAATGGAAAGCCTGCAGCCCGCCCCAAAGGAGGCAGTATTAATCTGAAAGTAGAATCTGCCGGCGAAACTCATCTTTTTGACTGGATGATCTCCAATACCCAGACCAAAAACGGCAGTATTACTTTCTTCCGCCGCGATTCTATGTCCCGGCTCAAGGAACTGCGGTTTACCGACGCCTACTGCGTGGGCTATACCGAGCAGTTCAATGCCGCCAACGATCAGCCTTTGCAGATACAGCTGTCACTTTCCGCCCGTGAGCTGAAGCTCAATAATTCCGTGTACCAGAACCCCTGGCCCATCTAG
- a CDS encoding ester cyclase, whose product MHLTEQKDLIVRFISEAWNAGNTSQLNTFLHPAFKDYSLPAGMPPDATGLKQWIDQVHQSFEPLTVIEEHLAEPGHCMLRISMHLKHTGVWRGIPSTGQTAVTSGFRSFAIKDGRIIEHRALIDGNAVERQLNEAAQLTGCQPKTAGNG is encoded by the coding sequence ATGCATCTCACCGAACAAAAAGACCTGATCGTCCGCTTCATCAGCGAAGCATGGAACGCCGGCAACACCAGCCAGCTCAATACTTTCCTGCATCCGGCTTTTAAGGACTATTCGCTCCCGGCAGGCATGCCGCCGGACGCCACCGGCCTGAAACAATGGATAGACCAGGTGCATCAGTCGTTTGAACCGCTGACGGTGATTGAGGAACACCTCGCCGAACCCGGTCATTGCATGCTCCGCATCTCGATGCACCTGAAACACACCGGTGTATGGCGAGGCATTCCCTCAACAGGCCAAACCGCCGTTACCAGCGGATTCCGATCCTTCGCCATCAAAGACGGGCGGATCATCGAACACCGCGCGCTGATAGATGGCAATGCCGTGGAACGGCAACTGAATGAAGCGGCCCAATTGACAGGCTGCCAGCCGAAAACAGCGGGCAACGGATAA
- a CDS encoding helix-turn-helix transcriptional regulator: protein MDMSTYTVLPEAASLEEKLQALQAIERELPAVFIVMNVERDYVEYMSENGRQQLDVSMEDLKAMGLRYFDTYFNPHDVADYLPKITAMLTAPAEKDASVTFFQQVRLARHLDWSWHLGTTRVFMRNALGIPTHVITCAIPIDPLHHVTSKVNRLLEENNFLRRNQHIFAALTKREKEILRLMALGLSASEIAEKVHISEKTAVTHRRNIKSKIGAQSGYDLTSFAQAFDLI, encoded by the coding sequence ATGGACATGAGTACGTATACCGTATTACCCGAGGCTGCCAGTCTGGAAGAAAAGCTGCAGGCCCTTCAGGCCATAGAGCGCGAACTGCCGGCCGTATTTATCGTGATGAACGTGGAGAGGGATTATGTAGAATATATGTCTGAGAACGGACGGCAGCAGCTGGACGTTTCGATGGAAGACCTGAAAGCGATGGGTCTCCGGTACTTTGACACTTACTTTAATCCGCACGATGTGGCAGACTACCTGCCTAAAATCACCGCTATGCTTACCGCGCCGGCAGAAAAAGACGCGAGCGTCACCTTCTTTCAGCAGGTGAGGCTGGCCCGTCATCTGGACTGGTCCTGGCACCTGGGCACTACCCGGGTGTTTATGCGGAACGCCCTTGGGATACCGACGCATGTGATCACCTGCGCCATTCCTATTGATCCGTTGCATCACGTGACCAGTAAGGTGAACCGGCTGCTGGAGGAAAACAATTTCCTGCGCCGGAATCAGCATATCTTTGCGGCGCTGACCAAAAGGGAGAAGGAAATCCTGCGGCTTATGGCGCTGGGGCTCAGCGCCAGCGAGATAGCGGAAAAAGTACATATTTCGGAAAAAACAGCCGTCACCCACCGCCGGAACATCAAAAGCAAAATCGGCGCCCAGTCAGGGTATGACCTGACCAGTTTTGCACAGGCGTTCGACCTGATCTGA
- a CDS encoding helix-turn-helix domain-containing protein: protein MEDKQVITYPNGNMTMTRWMCDDILIGHGLSSFRELFSHPAHSDNDVVRLHFGLRGDYLFTYQQLGKTYDLIGGHHNFMYSHPFDMVVENKTLELEIFGVQFPREKFLSFTQHASDQLKRFAEKVVAGQPVIFTDTWGALDSQMEQVIAQIRYSKYAGDFQRLFLLSKSLELLVLSAESCTAAEQRQSIYLKSKQDTEKIIAVRDLLNARLDSPPSLTEIARTVGLNEYKLKRGFKEKFNNTVFGYLTDQRLHLAHQFLRDTGKTAAEIAAELGYATPQHFNNAFKKKFGFTPFSVRNNP from the coding sequence ATGGAAGACAAACAAGTCATTACCTACCCCAACGGCAATATGACCATGACGCGCTGGATGTGCGATGATATCCTCATCGGGCACGGTTTGTCATCGTTCCGGGAACTCTTCTCCCATCCGGCACATAGCGACAATGACGTGGTAAGGCTGCATTTCGGCCTGCGGGGTGACTACCTGTTTACCTACCAGCAACTGGGCAAGACCTACGACCTCATTGGCGGGCATCATAACTTCATGTATTCCCATCCCTTCGATATGGTGGTGGAGAACAAAACCCTCGAACTGGAAATCTTCGGGGTACAGTTCCCGCGGGAGAAATTCCTCAGCTTTACCCAACATGCCAGCGATCAGCTTAAACGTTTTGCAGAAAAAGTAGTGGCCGGCCAGCCGGTGATCTTCACAGACACCTGGGGCGCCCTGGATTCCCAGATGGAGCAGGTCATCGCCCAGATCCGCTACAGTAAATACGCCGGCGATTTCCAGCGGCTTTTCCTGCTGTCCAAAAGCCTGGAACTGCTGGTGCTGTCTGCCGAATCCTGCACGGCAGCCGAACAGCGCCAAAGTATCTACCTGAAAAGTAAACAGGACACCGAAAAAATCATCGCCGTACGGGACCTGCTCAACGCACGGCTGGATTCTCCGCCGAGCCTGACAGAGATCGCCCGCACGGTAGGGCTCAACGAATACAAACTGAAACGGGGCTTTAAAGAGAAATTCAATAATACCGTTTTCGGTTACCTGACCGACCAGCGGCTGCACCTGGCGCATCAATTCCTGCGCGATACCGGTAAAACCGCTGCCGAAATAGCCGCTGAACTGGGCTATGCCACCCCGCAGCATTTCAACAACGCCTTTAAGAAGAAATTCGGGTTTACTCCGTTTTCGGTTAGAAATAATCCGTAA
- a CDS encoding helix-turn-helix transcriptional regulator, producing the protein MKSKLLREITPLTQSDCFTLFSREKTAFDFPLHYHEEFELNFIQHATGARRIIGDHIEDIEDLELVLVGPNLQHGWFTHKHKGNVIKEITIQFHRDLFDEKFLQRNQMSFIKNMFERSLRGILFSTETTRQIMPRLVHLPQKQGFDSVLELMSILHDLSTSRNMRILSDASFRNLETFSYNSRRVEKVMHYLNSNFDKNISLHEAAKLAAMTDVAFSRFFKARIGKTFVDTLIEIRLGHASRMLIETTHTVNEIAYKCGFNNISNFNRIFKKKKDCTPKEFRMAYTASGTRTFV; encoded by the coding sequence ATGAAAAGCAAACTACTACGCGAGATCACTCCGCTAACACAAAGCGATTGTTTCACCCTTTTCTCCCGGGAAAAAACAGCTTTTGACTTCCCCCTGCACTATCATGAAGAATTTGAGCTCAACTTCATCCAGCACGCCACCGGCGCCAGGCGCATTATCGGCGACCACATAGAAGATATTGAAGACCTGGAACTGGTACTGGTAGGCCCCAACCTGCAGCACGGCTGGTTTACCCATAAACATAAAGGCAACGTGATCAAGGAGATCACGATCCAGTTTCACCGCGACCTGTTTGACGAAAAATTCCTGCAACGCAACCAGATGAGTTTCATTAAAAACATGTTCGAACGGTCGCTCCGCGGCATTCTTTTTTCTACAGAAACCACCCGGCAGATCATGCCCCGGCTGGTACACCTGCCACAGAAACAGGGCTTCGATTCAGTGCTGGAGCTGATGTCTATCCTGCACGACCTGTCTACCAGCAGGAACATGCGCATCCTCTCAGACGCCAGCTTCCGCAACCTGGAAACATTTTCGTATAACAGCCGCCGTGTGGAAAAGGTCATGCATTACCTCAACAGTAACTTCGACAAGAATATCTCCCTGCACGAGGCCGCTAAGCTGGCAGCTATGACAGACGTGGCTTTCAGCCGTTTTTTTAAAGCGAGGATCGGGAAAACGTTTGTGGATACACTGATAGAAATAAGGCTGGGGCATGCCTCACGGATGCTGATAGAAACCACGCATACCGTTAATGAAATTGCTTATAAATGCGGGTTTAACAACATTTCCAATTTCAACCGCATCTTCAAAAAGAAAAAAGACTGTACGCCCAAAGAGTTCCGGATGGCCTATACCGCCTCCGGAACAAGGACTTTCGTATAA